A region of the Leucobacter komagatae genome:
GACGGGCTTCAGTAGGTCGCTCGAGGTGCACGTCGCCTCGATTCGGCGCAAGCTGAACCGGCCCTCGCTCATCGCGACCGTGCGCGGCGTCGGCTATCGGTTGACGGCCGGATAGCCCGTGCGCAGGCGGCTCTTCATCGTCTTTCTGGTGCCGATGACGATCATCCTCGTGGCGCTCGGCGGCGCGTACGGCTGGAGCGCCGCACGGTCGATTCAGCAGCAGGTCACCTCGCAGCTGCTCAGCGACCTCAGCTACTTTACGACGGGCGCGAGCCAGGCGCTGCGGGCGGGCGATCCCGCCATGATCGAGACGGAGCTGCGGCGGTATGGCTCGCTGTACGACGCCGAGGTCGTCGTCTATGACCGCTCGGGTGCGCCGTGGGCCGCGAGCGTGCGAACCCCAACGCTGTCCGAGGAAACGACGAGTCAGGTGAACCTCGCGCTCTCGGGGCGGCGCGGCGAGCCCGCGGGGGAGATGCTCCCCTGGGTGAAGGGCGAGACCGTCATCGTCGAGCCCGTCTTTGACGACGGCAGCGTGATTGGTGCGGTGCACATCTCGGCGAGCACCGATGGGCCGCGGCGCGCGATCCTCACCCAGTGGAGCGCGCTCGTGATCGTGAGCGGCCTGATCATCCTCGCGCTCGTGTGGGCGGTGTATCGACTCGCGAGCTGGGTGCTGCGGCCGCTGCACCGGCTCGACGCCGCGATGGCCGCGATCGAGCACGGCGAGATGGGCGCGCGTATTGACGACGAGACGGGGCCGCCCGAGGCGCGGCGCATGGTGCGCATGTTTAACCAGATGGCCGACGAGATCGAGCGCGTGATGACGCGGCAGCAGGAGTTCGTCATGAACGCTTCGCATGAGCTGCGTAACCCGCTCGGCGCGCTCCTCATGCGGGTCGAATACCTCGCCACGGGGCTCGACGAGGGGTGGATCGACGACGTCGAGCACGCCCGCGAAGAGGGCCGGCGCATGACCCGCATCCTCGACACGCTGCTGAACGTCGCGCGCGATGGGAAGTCAGACTCGGCGTTCGTCGCCGTCGACCTCGCGGCGCTCGCGGAGGATCGCGCGGCCGGCTGGCACGAGCGCGCCGCCGACTCGTGGGTGGTGTTTCACACGCGGGCCGTGGGCGACGTGTGGGCCGTCACCGACCGCATGGCAGTCGAAACCGCGCTCGACGCGATCATCGACAACGCGCTGAAGTTCGCGCCTCGCGGAAGCGCGATCGACCTCTCGGTGACGACGCGGGAGGGCGAGCACGTGATCTCGGTTCGGGATCGGGGCCGGGGGCTTGAACCCGAGCAGCTCGAGCAGGC
Encoded here:
- a CDS encoding sensor histidine kinase, translating into MRRRLFIVFLVPMTIILVALGGAYGWSAARSIQQQVTSQLLSDLSYFTTGASQALRAGDPAMIETELRRYGSLYDAEVVVYDRSGAPWAASVRTPTLSEETTSQVNLALSGRRGEPAGEMLPWVKGETVIVEPVFDDGSVIGAVHISASTDGPRRAILTQWSALVIVSGLIILALVWAVYRLASWVLRPLHRLDAAMAAIEHGEMGARIDDETGPPEARRMVRMFNQMADEIERVMTRQQEFVMNASHELRNPLGALLMRVEYLATGLDEGWIDDVEHAREEGRRMTRILDTLLNVARDGKSDSAFVAVDLAALAEDRAAGWHERAADSWVVFHTRAVGDVWAVTDRMAVETALDAIIDNALKFAPRGSAIDLSVTTREGEHVISVRDRGRGLEPEQLEQATARFWRSPQDQNVPGSGLGLAIASDLLHTLGGRLRLSSPTGGGLEVELILPGASESGGERA